In Plectropomus leopardus isolate mb chromosome 20, YSFRI_Pleo_2.0, whole genome shotgun sequence, one DNA window encodes the following:
- the LOC121959863 gene encoding uncharacterized protein LOC121959863: protein MEVPPFSFTPERYWTEEKERALIAFFSKHSCLWNHKSESYKNRQLRWKTLEHLRILLSAHPPPVPFSIEDIKNKFKNLRTTFQRQYKMVKASKVCRSDDVFVPQWKHYQQLMFLQGCWDQEDGLCDPPLSPLTVPQEDSQPVLTSPGLIISFLPNQSTSSPSCVPTNMMVKCFWTEERERALIAFYSEHSCLWNKKSENHNNRQLRLRLLEDLRAQLSDHLVTFSVEDVKCKFKNLRTVFNREYKAVQASKLSDKLYVSKWKHYQQLLFLCESCDEDDSPDDLQILTPQEDKDLEHGNQTPSSTLSSFSSSSTQINNVRFNSPSAPSSDDAKTNTSAAYQIFFSASPDHLKLSSQTATLPVSPSTSLPDSKACRNASPLSFSGSLQADGRLSNDSRCHWDETKVQQLISFYAGNSCLWNHRSESYRNRLLRQSLLETLSSLLSENEPVPFTVEDIKTKFRNLRTIFQREHKAVSSNKTCGSEDFYLPKWKHYRELMFLCDSCDEDERPDDLRFSEPQEPGLLRLDGQALTSHYHGANHTAKRSIEAPPSPTPPDSRHSSPSSSPSTTSSRTDSRVSGRKRASRRHPPPTSEVLDFMRTFCQSQMASPHAGFLKYVEECLNETPPDKVKKLKKKIIETIHSVSEEV from the exons ATGGAGGTCCCTCCGTTCAGCTTCACTCCGGAGCGCTACTGGacggaggagaaagagagggcgctcattgcatttttctccA AGCACAGCTGTCTGTGGAACCACAAGTCAGAGAGCTACAAGAACCGACAGCTGCGATGGAAAACTCTGGAGCACCTGAGGATCCTTCTGTCGGCTCACCCGCCTCCTGTTCCTTTCTCAA TTGAAGACATCAAAAACAAGTTCAAGAACCTTCGTACGACCTTCCAGCGTCAGTACAAGATGGTGAAGGCGAGTAAGGTGTGCAGGTCGGACGACGTGTTCGTGCCGCAGTGGAAGCACTACCAGCAGCTGATGTTCCTGCAGGGCTGCTGGGACCAGGAGGACGGCCTCTGCGACCCGCCGCTGTCACCGCTGACTGTTCCACAGGAGGACAGCCAGCCCGTCCTCACGTCCCCGGGACTGATCATCTCCTTCCTCCCCAACCAGTCCACCTCCTCGCCCTCCTGCGTCCCCACCAACATGATGGTTAAATGTTTCTGGACGGAAGAGAGGGAGCGAGCACTCATAGCTTTCTACTCcg AGCATAGCTGTCTCTGGAACAAGAAGTCTGAAAACCACAACAACCGTCAGCTCAGACTGAGGCTGCTGGAGGATCTGAGGGCTCAGCTGTCCGACCACTTGGTCACCTTTTCAG tTGAAGACGTGAAGTGTAAGTTCAAGAACCTGCGGACAGTTTTTAACCGCGAGTACAAAGCGGTCCAGGCGAGCAAGCTGTCTGACAAACTCTACGTGTCCAAGTGGAAACACTACCAGCAGCTGCTCTTCCTCTGCGAGTCCTGCGACGAGGACGACAGCCCCGATGACCTGCAGATCCTGACGCCGCAGGAGGACAAGGACCTGGAGCACGGAAACCAAACGCCGTCCTCCACCCTGAGCAGCTTCTCCTCTAGCTCCACCCAAATCAACAACGTCAGGTTCAACAGCCCCTCCGCTCCCTCCAGCGATGACGCCAAAACCAACACCAGCGCTGCGTACCAAATCTTCTTCTCTGCGTCTCCAGATCACCTCAAACTATCGAGTCAAACCGCCACGCTCCCCGTCTCTCCGTCCACGTCGCTACCCGACTCCAAAGCTTGTCGAAACGCCTCCCCTTTAAGTTTCTCTGGTTCACTTCAAGCTGACGGCAGACTGAGCAACGACTCCCGCTGCCACTGGGACGAGACCAAAGTCCAGCAGCTCATATCGTTTTACGCTG GGAACAGCTGTTTGTGGAACCACAGGTCGGAGAGCTACAGGAACAGGCTGCTGAGACAGAGTCTGCTGGAGACGCTGAGCAGCCTCCTGTCTGAGAACGAGCCGGTCCCATTCACAG TggaagacataaaaacaaaattcaggaACTTGCGAACGATCTTCCAGCGTGAACACAAGGCGGTGAGCTCGAACAAAACGTGCGGCTCGGAGGACTTTTACCTCCCAAAGTGGAAACACTACCGCGAGCTGATGTTCCTCTGCGACTCCTGCGACGAGGACGAGCGACCCGACGACCTCCGCTTCAGTGAGCCGCAGGAGCCCGGCCTCCTCCGCCTGGACGGCCAGGCACTAACCAGCCATTACCACGGCGCCAACCACACGGCTAAACGGAGCATAGAAGCCCCTCCCTCGCCGACTCCCCCAGACTCCCGGCACTCctcgccctcctcctccccgtcCACAACCTCCTCTCGCACCGACAGCAGGGTGTCGGGACGCAAGCGAGCGAGCCGTCGGCACCCGCCCCCCACCAGCGAGGTGCTGGACTTCATGAGGACGTTCTGTCAGAGCCAGATGGCGTCGCCGCACGCCGGGTTCCTGAAGTACGTGGAGGAGTGTCTGAACGAGACGCCGCCGGATAAAGTGAAGAAACTGAAGAAGAAGATCATAGAGACGATCCACAGCGTGTCGGAGGAGGTTTAG